Proteins from a single region of Argopecten irradians isolate NY chromosome 7, Ai_NY, whole genome shotgun sequence:
- the LOC138327380 gene encoding sodium/glucose cotransporter 4-like isoform X2: MFIGIAGSAAASGIAVIIYEWIAVYFLVLLGWIFVPVYTSCGAFTTPGYLRKRYGGKRIRIYSSIFALIGFVLFNISIEIYSGGVFLKQLLGWNMYLCVVIILLVTAVYTIIGGLTSVIYTDTLQTVVLIAGSVVLFVLSYMEVGGWGGLQDKYMSSAANETLLNTSYYGCGLPREDAFTILRHPVTGDIPWTGSIFGLSTLGLYVWCHDQLIVQRCLAAKSISHAKAGSLLGACLKIMPFFLYLIPGMVSRILYPDEVACADPETCSRVCDNPAGCSNMAYPLMVLRFLPSGLRGLMLAALVAALMSSMTSILNSASSIVTLDIWRVARKRASELELMIVGRVTVLVLVATSILWLPILEKVQGGMFWFYMQSIRSYLIPPWCMLFMLGVFWKRTTEAGGFWGLILSLVVGVVRMVLDFTYTTPLCGSGETDERPSIIAKVDFLHFAIILAAFTTICMVVISLFTEQRPERKLRRVTWWTRHDKHLPDPDTDDEEVEGDRNQDVIGTMISPNLTDVNKFEIQLPEVKAPSNRFKTACMTWVCGTTGDTVKQSAWEVGDDQRQRERDQSLSENPFWKRVLDISAVITIIITTVLIGYFN, encoded by the exons ATGTTTATCGGTATAGCTGGATCCGCGGCCGCCTCTGGGATAGCTGTCATCATCTACGAGTGGATC GCAGTTTACTTCCTCGTTCTACTGGGATGGATATTTGTACCAGTTTACACGTCATGTGGG GCTTTCACTACACCAGGCTACTTGAGGAAAAGATACGGAGGAAAAAGGATACGGATTTACTCGTCAATATTTGCTCTCATTGGATTCGTCCTGTTCAATATCTCA ATTGAGATCTACTCTGGTGGGGTGTTCCTGAAGCAGTTGCTAGGCTGGAATATGTACCTGTGTGTCGTGATCATCCTACTTGTAACAGCAGTTTACACTATCATAG GTGGCCTGACGTCAGTGATCTACACCGATACCCTCCAAACAGTTGTTCTCATTGCAGGTTCCGTAGTGTTATTTGTATTGT CGTACATGGAGGTAGGAGGTTGGGGTGGTCTACAGGACAAATACATGAGTTCCGCCGCCAATGAAACGCTACTCAATACCTCATATTACGGGTGTGGACTGCCGCGTGAGGACGCCTTCACTATCCTACGTCATCCCGTCACGGGGGATATCCCCTGGACAGGGTCTATATTCGGGTTGTCTACCCTTGGCCTGTACGTCTGGTGTCATGACCAG TTGATCGTACAAAGATGTCTAGCCGCCAAGTCAATATCACACGCCAAGGCGGGATCTTTACTTGGAGCTTGTCTTAAGATAATGCCCTTCTTTTTATACCTGATACCTGGCATGGTGAGCAGAATTTTATATCCAG ATGAAGTAGCGTGTGCAGATCCAGAAACATGTAGTAGAGTATGTGATAATCCTGCTGGTTGCTCTAACATGGCCTATCCCCTGATGGTTTTACGATTTCTACCTTCGG gacTCCGTGGACTAATGCTAGCAGCCCTTGTAGCTGCCCTGATGAGTTCTATGACGTCAATCCTGAACAGCGCTAGTTCCATTGTGACACTAGACATCTGGCGTGTCGCCAGGAAGCGTGCCTCGGAGCTTGAGTTGATGATAGTGGGGAGGGTCACGGTGCTGGTATTGGTAGCCACCAGTATTCTGTGGTTACCCATCCTAGAGAAGGTCCAGGGAGGAATGTTCTGGTTCTATATGCAGTCGATACGGTCCTATCTCATACCGCCTTGGTGCATGCTATTCATGTTAGGAGTTTTCTGGAAGAGGACAACAGAAGCG ggTGGATTTTGGGGACTGATTTTGAGTCTTGTAGTGGGTGTCGTTCGGATGGTTTTGGATTTTACGTATACTACACCCCTGTGCGGAAGTGGGGAGACTGACGAGCGCCCTTCAATAATTGCTAAAGTCGACTTCCTTCACTTCGCAATAATTTTAGCCGCATTCACAACGATATGCATGGTTGTCATTAGCCTTTTTACAGAACAGCGTCCGGAGAGAAAG CTAAGACGTGTCACGTGGTGGACCCGTCACGATAAACATCTACCAGACCCCGATACTGATGACGAAGAGGTCGAAGGGGACAGAAACCAGGATGTTATTGGGACTATGATTAGTCCAAACTTAACAGACGTTAATAAGTTTGAAATACAACTACCGGAAGTTAAAG CTCCTTCAAACAGATTTAAGACTGCGTGTATGACATGGGTATGTGGAACGACTGGCGACACTGTCAAACAGAGTGCCTGGGAAGTAGGAGATGACCAGAGACAGCGAGAGAGGGACCAGTCACTTTCTGAAAATCCTTTCTGGAAACGTGTTTTAGACATTTCAGCAGTGATCACTATCATAATTACAACAGTTCTTATTGGGTATTTCAATTAG
- the LOC138327380 gene encoding sodium/glucose cotransporter 4-like isoform X3 yields the protein MDICTSLHVMWGYLRKRYGGKRIRIYSSIFALIGFVLFNISIEIYSGGVFLKQLLGWNMYLCVVIILLVTAVYTIIGGLTSVIYTDTLQTVVLIAGSVVLFVLSYMEVGGWGGLQDKYMSSAANETLLNTSYYGCGLPREDAFTILRHPVTGDIPWTGSIFGLSTLGLYVWCHDQLIVQRCLAAKSISHAKAGSLLGACLKIMPFFLYLIPGMVSRILYPDEVACADPETCSRVCDNPAGCSNMAYPLMVLRFLPSGLRGLMLAALVAALMSSMTSILNSASSIVTLDIWRVARKRASELELMIVGRVTVLVLVATSILWLPILEKVQGGMFWFYMQSIRSYLIPPWCMLFMLGVFWKRTTEAGGFWGLILSLVVGVVRMVLDFTYTTPLCGSGETDERPSIIAKVDFLHFAIILAAFTTICMVVISLFTEQRPERKLRRVTWWTRHDKHLPDPDTDDEEVEGDRNQDVIGTMISPNLTDVNKFEIQLPEVKAPSNRFKTACMTWVCGTTGDTVKQSAWEVGDDQRQRERDQSLSENPFWKRVLDISAVITIIITTVLIGYFN from the exons ATGGATATTTGTACCAGTTTACACGTCATGTGGG GCTACTTGAGGAAAAGATACGGAGGAAAAAGGATACGGATTTACTCGTCAATATTTGCTCTCATTGGATTCGTCCTGTTCAATATCTCA ATTGAGATCTACTCTGGTGGGGTGTTCCTGAAGCAGTTGCTAGGCTGGAATATGTACCTGTGTGTCGTGATCATCCTACTTGTAACAGCAGTTTACACTATCATAG GTGGCCTGACGTCAGTGATCTACACCGATACCCTCCAAACAGTTGTTCTCATTGCAGGTTCCGTAGTGTTATTTGTATTGT CGTACATGGAGGTAGGAGGTTGGGGTGGTCTACAGGACAAATACATGAGTTCCGCCGCCAATGAAACGCTACTCAATACCTCATATTACGGGTGTGGACTGCCGCGTGAGGACGCCTTCACTATCCTACGTCATCCCGTCACGGGGGATATCCCCTGGACAGGGTCTATATTCGGGTTGTCTACCCTTGGCCTGTACGTCTGGTGTCATGACCAG TTGATCGTACAAAGATGTCTAGCCGCCAAGTCAATATCACACGCCAAGGCGGGATCTTTACTTGGAGCTTGTCTTAAGATAATGCCCTTCTTTTTATACCTGATACCTGGCATGGTGAGCAGAATTTTATATCCAG ATGAAGTAGCGTGTGCAGATCCAGAAACATGTAGTAGAGTATGTGATAATCCTGCTGGTTGCTCTAACATGGCCTATCCCCTGATGGTTTTACGATTTCTACCTTCGG gacTCCGTGGACTAATGCTAGCAGCCCTTGTAGCTGCCCTGATGAGTTCTATGACGTCAATCCTGAACAGCGCTAGTTCCATTGTGACACTAGACATCTGGCGTGTCGCCAGGAAGCGTGCCTCGGAGCTTGAGTTGATGATAGTGGGGAGGGTCACGGTGCTGGTATTGGTAGCCACCAGTATTCTGTGGTTACCCATCCTAGAGAAGGTCCAGGGAGGAATGTTCTGGTTCTATATGCAGTCGATACGGTCCTATCTCATACCGCCTTGGTGCATGCTATTCATGTTAGGAGTTTTCTGGAAGAGGACAACAGAAGCG ggTGGATTTTGGGGACTGATTTTGAGTCTTGTAGTGGGTGTCGTTCGGATGGTTTTGGATTTTACGTATACTACACCCCTGTGCGGAAGTGGGGAGACTGACGAGCGCCCTTCAATAATTGCTAAAGTCGACTTCCTTCACTTCGCAATAATTTTAGCCGCATTCACAACGATATGCATGGTTGTCATTAGCCTTTTTACAGAACAGCGTCCGGAGAGAAAG CTAAGACGTGTCACGTGGTGGACCCGTCACGATAAACATCTACCAGACCCCGATACTGATGACGAAGAGGTCGAAGGGGACAGAAACCAGGATGTTATTGGGACTATGATTAGTCCAAACTTAACAGACGTTAATAAGTTTGAAATACAACTACCGGAAGTTAAAG CTCCTTCAAACAGATTTAAGACTGCGTGTATGACATGGGTATGTGGAACGACTGGCGACACTGTCAAACAGAGTGCCTGGGAAGTAGGAGATGACCAGAGACAGCGAGAGAGGGACCAGTCACTTTCTGAAAATCCTTTCTGGAAACGTGTTTTAGACATTTCAGCAGTGATCACTATCATAATTACAACAGTTCTTATTGGGTATTTCAATTAG
- the LOC138327380 gene encoding sodium/glucose cotransporter 4-like isoform X1, which yields MAEYLGWEDYLTIAIYFVLVIGVGIWSTCRSNKGSAHGYFLAGKNIHWIPVGASIFASNIGAPMFIGIAGSAAASGIAVIIYEWIAVYFLVLLGWIFVPVYTSCGAFTTPGYLRKRYGGKRIRIYSSIFALIGFVLFNISIEIYSGGVFLKQLLGWNMYLCVVIILLVTAVYTIIGGLTSVIYTDTLQTVVLIAGSVVLFVLSYMEVGGWGGLQDKYMSSAANETLLNTSYYGCGLPREDAFTILRHPVTGDIPWTGSIFGLSTLGLYVWCHDQLIVQRCLAAKSISHAKAGSLLGACLKIMPFFLYLIPGMVSRILYPDEVACADPETCSRVCDNPAGCSNMAYPLMVLRFLPSGLRGLMLAALVAALMSSMTSILNSASSIVTLDIWRVARKRASELELMIVGRVTVLVLVATSILWLPILEKVQGGMFWFYMQSIRSYLIPPWCMLFMLGVFWKRTTEAGGFWGLILSLVVGVVRMVLDFTYTTPLCGSGETDERPSIIAKVDFLHFAIILAAFTTICMVVISLFTEQRPERKLRRVTWWTRHDKHLPDPDTDDEEVEGDRNQDVIGTMISPNLTDVNKFEIQLPEVKAPSNRFKTACMTWVCGTTGDTVKQSAWEVGDDQRQRERDQSLSENPFWKRVLDISAVITIIITTVLIGYFN from the exons TCGACGTGCCGTTCTAACAAAGGGAGCGCTCATGGCTACTTTTTGGCGGGAAAGAACATTCATTGGATACCA GTTGGTGCCTCAATATTCGCCAGTAACATTGGAGCCCCTATGTTTATCGGTATAGCTGGATCCGCGGCCGCCTCTGGGATAGCTGTCATCATCTACGAGTGGATC GCAGTTTACTTCCTCGTTCTACTGGGATGGATATTTGTACCAGTTTACACGTCATGTGGG GCTTTCACTACACCAGGCTACTTGAGGAAAAGATACGGAGGAAAAAGGATACGGATTTACTCGTCAATATTTGCTCTCATTGGATTCGTCCTGTTCAATATCTCA ATTGAGATCTACTCTGGTGGGGTGTTCCTGAAGCAGTTGCTAGGCTGGAATATGTACCTGTGTGTCGTGATCATCCTACTTGTAACAGCAGTTTACACTATCATAG GTGGCCTGACGTCAGTGATCTACACCGATACCCTCCAAACAGTTGTTCTCATTGCAGGTTCCGTAGTGTTATTTGTATTGT CGTACATGGAGGTAGGAGGTTGGGGTGGTCTACAGGACAAATACATGAGTTCCGCCGCCAATGAAACGCTACTCAATACCTCATATTACGGGTGTGGACTGCCGCGTGAGGACGCCTTCACTATCCTACGTCATCCCGTCACGGGGGATATCCCCTGGACAGGGTCTATATTCGGGTTGTCTACCCTTGGCCTGTACGTCTGGTGTCATGACCAG TTGATCGTACAAAGATGTCTAGCCGCCAAGTCAATATCACACGCCAAGGCGGGATCTTTACTTGGAGCTTGTCTTAAGATAATGCCCTTCTTTTTATACCTGATACCTGGCATGGTGAGCAGAATTTTATATCCAG ATGAAGTAGCGTGTGCAGATCCAGAAACATGTAGTAGAGTATGTGATAATCCTGCTGGTTGCTCTAACATGGCCTATCCCCTGATGGTTTTACGATTTCTACCTTCGG gacTCCGTGGACTAATGCTAGCAGCCCTTGTAGCTGCCCTGATGAGTTCTATGACGTCAATCCTGAACAGCGCTAGTTCCATTGTGACACTAGACATCTGGCGTGTCGCCAGGAAGCGTGCCTCGGAGCTTGAGTTGATGATAGTGGGGAGGGTCACGGTGCTGGTATTGGTAGCCACCAGTATTCTGTGGTTACCCATCCTAGAGAAGGTCCAGGGAGGAATGTTCTGGTTCTATATGCAGTCGATACGGTCCTATCTCATACCGCCTTGGTGCATGCTATTCATGTTAGGAGTTTTCTGGAAGAGGACAACAGAAGCG ggTGGATTTTGGGGACTGATTTTGAGTCTTGTAGTGGGTGTCGTTCGGATGGTTTTGGATTTTACGTATACTACACCCCTGTGCGGAAGTGGGGAGACTGACGAGCGCCCTTCAATAATTGCTAAAGTCGACTTCCTTCACTTCGCAATAATTTTAGCCGCATTCACAACGATATGCATGGTTGTCATTAGCCTTTTTACAGAACAGCGTCCGGAGAGAAAG CTAAGACGTGTCACGTGGTGGACCCGTCACGATAAACATCTACCAGACCCCGATACTGATGACGAAGAGGTCGAAGGGGACAGAAACCAGGATGTTATTGGGACTATGATTAGTCCAAACTTAACAGACGTTAATAAGTTTGAAATACAACTACCGGAAGTTAAAG CTCCTTCAAACAGATTTAAGACTGCGTGTATGACATGGGTATGTGGAACGACTGGCGACACTGTCAAACAGAGTGCCTGGGAAGTAGGAGATGACCAGAGACAGCGAGAGAGGGACCAGTCACTTTCTGAAAATCCTTTCTGGAAACGTGTTTTAGACATTTCAGCAGTGATCACTATCATAATTACAACAGTTCTTATTGGGTATTTCAATTAG